The following proteins come from a genomic window of Pelagicoccus albus:
- a CDS encoding ABC transporter ATP-binding protein, whose amino-acid sequence MNDEQPLLRTRDLTKIYPGVVANEAVDLEIWSGKIHSIIGENGAGKSTLVSILYGATRPDRGELFWLGEKVEAGHTKRFRELGISFVPQHVTLVEPFTVWENIVLGESRPLWSAPKSGKDLRQRAEQLNDAYRLELNMEEIVSEMALGKRQNVALLKALLSKPKLLILDEPTAILTPEEVQRLFGILRKLAQDGAAVILIAHKLAEVLELSDQITVLRKGQKVGERKASDTNASELAALMTGESTASSQRTFSQSATTDQAKTSSRPYVWLDSVSIASADSRTPSPLEDVSMKVFPGEIFGIAGIDGNGQRELFELITGDRWPATGMFEVLNHDRLPELTIEQRNSLGLRRVSEDRHHEGLALDLPILDNLVLQYAGQNPLSRKGWLKRGHWKEIGEKAKASFSIAANDLLRNVRTLSGGNQQKVVLARELQTPAKLLVVAQPTRGLDFVSADFVHQQLVKAAETGTAVVLISGDLDELLALSHQIGVLHRGKWMGSVPNGVNARETVGQLMAGYALQAEGATL is encoded by the coding sequence ACGACGAGCAACCGCTACTCAGAACGCGGGACTTGACCAAGATCTATCCGGGAGTCGTAGCCAACGAAGCGGTCGACCTAGAGATTTGGTCGGGAAAGATCCATTCCATCATTGGCGAAAATGGAGCGGGCAAATCCACCTTGGTGAGCATCCTGTACGGAGCCACACGGCCCGATAGAGGGGAACTGTTTTGGCTCGGAGAAAAAGTGGAAGCGGGCCACACGAAACGTTTTCGAGAACTGGGTATCAGTTTCGTTCCTCAGCACGTAACTTTGGTCGAACCATTTACGGTTTGGGAAAATATCGTACTCGGCGAGAGCCGGCCCCTTTGGTCTGCGCCAAAGAGCGGGAAGGACCTTCGCCAGCGTGCGGAACAGCTCAATGACGCCTACAGGCTTGAACTTAATATGGAGGAAATCGTTTCCGAGATGGCACTCGGCAAACGACAAAACGTAGCCCTTCTAAAAGCGCTCCTTTCCAAGCCAAAACTTCTTATCCTCGACGAACCGACCGCTATATTGACCCCCGAAGAAGTGCAGCGGCTATTTGGCATTTTACGCAAACTCGCTCAAGACGGTGCCGCAGTTATTCTCATTGCTCACAAGCTGGCTGAGGTCCTGGAGCTCAGCGATCAGATTACCGTGCTGCGTAAAGGCCAGAAGGTCGGTGAACGGAAAGCTTCAGATACAAACGCTAGCGAACTCGCAGCCCTAATGACCGGCGAATCAACGGCCAGCTCGCAAAGAACGTTTTCCCAATCTGCCACAACAGACCAAGCCAAAACGAGCTCTCGTCCCTATGTCTGGCTAGATAGTGTGAGCATAGCTTCCGCGGATTCCAGAACGCCCTCTCCGCTTGAAGACGTATCCATGAAAGTGTTCCCCGGTGAAATATTCGGAATCGCGGGCATCGATGGCAACGGGCAGCGAGAACTTTTCGAATTGATTACGGGAGACCGATGGCCAGCTACCGGAATGTTTGAAGTTCTCAATCACGACCGGCTGCCGGAACTGACTATCGAACAGCGTAACTCATTGGGATTACGGCGAGTGAGCGAGGACCGTCATCACGAGGGACTCGCTCTGGATCTTCCCATACTGGACAATCTTGTGCTTCAATACGCGGGTCAGAATCCCTTGAGCCGGAAAGGTTGGCTCAAGCGTGGGCATTGGAAAGAGATTGGCGAAAAGGCGAAAGCCAGCTTCTCTATTGCGGCCAACGATCTCTTGCGAAACGTTCGAACACTCTCCGGCGGAAATCAGCAAAAGGTGGTATTGGCCCGTGAACTACAAACACCTGCCAAACTCCTCGTAGTCGCCCAACCTACTCGCGGCCTGGATTTCGTTTCGGCTGACTTCGTCCACCAGCAGCTTGTCAAAGCGGCCGAAACCGGAACCGCCGTCGTGCTAATATCGGGAGACTTGGATGAGCTGCTTGCCTTGTCTCACCAAATAGGCGTGCTGCATCGTGGCAAATGGATGGGATCGGTTCCCAACGGCGTCAACGCTCGGGAAACCGTGGGTCAACTCATGGCGGGATACGCCCTGCAAGCGGAAGGAGCAACGCTTTGA
- a CDS encoding ABC transporter permease, which produces MKSLPLFATLGSILLAVLVGALLLGLSGFDPWGSYLKLFEGATGLDFSGRGSFFRIPSRLGSTLNECAPLLLAALAVATPWRLGWVNLGGEGQMIMGAAAATMVALSFSEVASPGILVFALLAAAIAGALWSLLAAWTRIHRGMNEIIVTIMLNFIAFWFVAWLVHGPMRDTESGMGHPWSPPVPLESQLPILGGDIRFHSGLIIAPVLAILIWILQTYRVSGFQEQVTGRARPTALFAGFPVRKLEYRAMAIGGACAGLGGACALLGVQFRLSEEVATGYGFTGLTIALAARSHPLAIIPCALFFATLRTGAEYMEFSAGIPQTLAVIIQALVLFFLLLALAPQWKKWWQQHKTRQASLRKKAIVEGGANV; this is translated from the coding sequence TTGAAGAGCCTACCGCTTTTCGCAACTCTCGGATCCATCCTGCTAGCGGTTTTGGTTGGAGCTCTCCTGCTTGGACTCAGCGGTTTCGACCCATGGGGCAGCTATCTGAAACTGTTCGAAGGGGCAACAGGTTTAGACTTCTCAGGTCGAGGATCGTTTTTCCGAATCCCCTCTCGTCTAGGTTCAACCCTGAACGAATGCGCCCCCCTTCTTCTCGCGGCACTGGCGGTAGCCACGCCTTGGCGGCTAGGTTGGGTCAATCTAGGCGGCGAAGGACAAATGATCATGGGGGCCGCAGCGGCGACTATGGTCGCCCTCAGTTTCAGCGAAGTTGCTAGCCCGGGCATCCTTGTATTCGCGCTCCTCGCCGCCGCCATCGCCGGAGCGCTTTGGTCTTTGCTCGCCGCTTGGACACGTATCCATCGAGGCATGAACGAAATCATCGTTACCATAATGCTTAACTTCATAGCTTTTTGGTTTGTAGCTTGGCTCGTTCACGGTCCGATGCGGGATACCGAAAGCGGCATGGGCCACCCTTGGAGCCCGCCGGTTCCACTGGAGTCGCAGCTACCCATTCTAGGTGGAGATATACGTTTCCACTCCGGGCTGATAATCGCCCCTGTGCTGGCGATTCTCATTTGGATATTACAAACCTATCGCGTATCCGGATTTCAGGAACAAGTAACCGGACGGGCTCGTCCCACCGCTCTGTTTGCGGGCTTCCCGGTTCGAAAGCTTGAATACAGAGCCATGGCGATCGGCGGAGCCTGTGCAGGACTTGGAGGGGCCTGCGCCTTGCTGGGAGTTCAATTTAGGTTAAGCGAGGAAGTCGCCACAGGCTACGGGTTTACTGGCTTAACCATTGCATTAGCCGCCAGATCCCATCCGCTAGCCATCATTCCTTGCGCCTTGTTTTTCGCTACCCTCCGCACCGGAGCTGAATACATGGAGTTTAGCGCCGGAATCCCTCAGACTCTCGCTGTTATCATTCAAGCCTTAGTCCTCTTCTTTTTGCTCTTAGCTTTGGCTCCGCAATGGAAAAAGTGGTGGCAACAACACAAGACGAGGCAGGCGTCTCTCCGCAAAAAGGCCATTGTCGAAGGAGGAGCCAATGTTTGA
- a CDS encoding ABC transporter permease, translating to MFDSALVLGGLLISAEFWQAAIRSAAPITIAATGEAVTERTGVLNIGIEGMMLMSAFAAVWGSGLTGSAFGGLALAALCGLAISAVHTVVVLALRADQILSGVALNLAALGTSTYLSRLVIGDNPEPVSAFESMEIPLLSKIPFFGTLLFEYNVLIYLLYALTAFTGWFLFRSHLGLRLRAVGENPQAVANAGFSVTRLRASAILFGGLMAGLAGGAYSLGNVRFFTENMTAGVGFVALALVIVARWNPWWLIPVGLIFGGGQALALRGQTVDLAIPFEWLIVMPYILTLVVYFFVSGKKSSAPFMLGQKLD from the coding sequence ATGTTTGATAGCGCCTTGGTATTAGGCGGTCTCCTCATCTCCGCAGAATTTTGGCAGGCTGCGATTCGTAGTGCCGCTCCCATAACAATTGCAGCGACAGGAGAAGCGGTCACAGAGAGGACTGGAGTGCTCAACATTGGCATCGAAGGGATGATGCTGATGAGCGCTTTTGCCGCGGTTTGGGGTTCAGGTCTAACGGGAAGCGCTTTCGGAGGGCTCGCCCTAGCGGCCCTGTGCGGCTTGGCGATAAGCGCTGTACATACTGTGGTCGTTCTGGCTCTCAGAGCAGACCAAATCCTAAGCGGGGTCGCCCTAAACCTCGCTGCATTAGGTACGTCGACCTACCTCTCTCGTCTGGTTATTGGCGACAACCCAGAGCCCGTCTCCGCCTTCGAGAGCATGGAGATTCCTTTGCTTAGCAAGATACCCTTTTTCGGAACCTTGCTTTTTGAATACAACGTGCTGATCTATTTGTTGTACGCATTAACAGCCTTCACCGGCTGGTTTCTTTTCCGTTCACATCTCGGTCTACGTCTTCGCGCCGTAGGTGAGAATCCGCAAGCGGTCGCAAATGCGGGCTTCTCTGTCACTCGCCTCCGAGCAAGCGCCATACTCTTCGGCGGACTTATGGCGGGACTCGCCGGGGGTGCCTACTCACTCGGAAATGTCCGCTTCTTCACCGAGAATATGACCGCAGGAGTCGGCTTTGTAGCCCTTGCCCTAGTAATCGTTGCCCGCTGGAATCCGTGGTGGCTCATACCAGTGGGGTTGATATTCGGAGGAGGCCAAGCCCTAGCTCTCAGGGGCCAAACGGTAGATTTGGCGATTCCCTTCGAATGGCTGATCGTTATGCCCTACATTTTGACCCTGGTGGTCTACTTCTTCGTGAGCGGAAAGAAATCCAGCGCTCCGTTTATGTTGGGCCAAAAACTTGACTAG
- a CDS encoding FAD-binding oxidoreductase yields MTLSNDLLSKLTDAVGSDNLITDESSLLKLSRDYSWYSPFLKESLASKAADAVVKVSSESQLEQVVADCAAAKVPVTLRGAATGNYGQCTPFEGGVLIDINGMKEILGFGDDWVEAQAGVRMQTLENAAREKGLELRSYPSTWVKSTLSGFIGGGSGGIGSVTWGRLHEAGTIKAVEFLSLENPPRKFRLEEEDTCKVYHTYGTNGIVTRITLRLAPKADWRQIMVVSEDWWKLMEFAVEISSDKSWRKRLVSIHEWPIPSYFKGLKKWIRPDAHLVFFEIEESQAESFKSYVAEKGLEVQHDIAPHEPRKAPMYSDFTYNHTTLWALKFDPSYSYMGNRFDTANYRQQMSAIKEAFPDEVWWHLEVLRDYTNDCPIFAGLTIFKYTTKERFNEMRAFMEAQGVGTSGAHTPFLDEGLHSHGLEAKFAIKDLVDPQGLLNPGKIKNYNPGSYEPWTPSESI; encoded by the coding sequence ATGACACTTTCTAACGACCTTCTAAGCAAACTCACCGATGCAGTCGGTAGTGATAATCTAATCACCGACGAGTCGAGTCTCCTAAAGCTATCTCGCGACTACTCATGGTACTCGCCCTTCCTAAAGGAGTCCCTTGCGAGCAAAGCGGCCGATGCGGTGGTCAAGGTTTCCTCGGAAAGCCAACTTGAGCAAGTTGTGGCAGATTGCGCAGCCGCTAAAGTTCCTGTGACTCTTCGTGGCGCCGCCACCGGAAACTATGGCCAATGCACACCGTTCGAAGGTGGCGTTCTTATCGATATAAACGGTATGAAAGAGATCCTCGGTTTCGGTGATGATTGGGTCGAAGCACAAGCAGGCGTTCGCATGCAAACCTTAGAAAATGCAGCGAGAGAAAAAGGTCTCGAACTACGTTCCTATCCTTCCACATGGGTGAAGTCTACATTGAGCGGTTTTATCGGAGGCGGATCGGGAGGCATCGGATCGGTAACCTGGGGCAGGCTGCACGAAGCGGGTACCATAAAAGCCGTGGAGTTCCTTTCACTAGAAAATCCGCCCCGAAAATTTCGTCTCGAAGAAGAGGATACGTGCAAGGTTTATCACACCTATGGCACAAACGGAATCGTGACCCGCATCACTCTGCGACTGGCCCCGAAAGCCGATTGGCGACAGATCATGGTAGTGAGCGAGGATTGGTGGAAGCTAATGGAGTTCGCAGTGGAAATCTCATCGGACAAGAGCTGGAGGAAACGTCTTGTCAGCATCCACGAATGGCCCATCCCGTCCTACTTCAAAGGACTGAAAAAATGGATACGCCCCGATGCACATCTCGTCTTTTTCGAGATTGAAGAATCTCAAGCAGAGAGCTTCAAGAGCTACGTTGCCGAAAAAGGACTGGAAGTACAGCACGACATCGCCCCACACGAGCCTCGCAAGGCTCCCATGTACTCAGACTTCACTTACAATCATACGACGCTATGGGCTTTGAAGTTTGACCCAAGCTACTCCTACATGGGCAACCGATTTGATACGGCAAACTACCGCCAGCAGATGAGCGCGATCAAAGAAGCCTTTCCCGACGAGGTTTGGTGGCACCTCGAGGTTTTGCGGGACTACACCAACGATTGTCCCATCTTCGCCGGTCTCACTATTTTTAAGTACACAACGAAAGAGCGCTTCAACGAGATGCGAGCGTTTATGGAAGCTCAAGGGGTCGGAACAAGCGGGGCACACACACCATTCTTGGACGAGGGACTACATTCCCACGGCCTCGAAGCCAAATTCGCGATCAAGGATCTCGTCGACCCTCAAGGACTGCTTAATCCAGGAAAAATAAAGAACTACAACCCAGGCAGCTACGAGCCTTGGACGCCAAGCGAGAGTATCTAG
- a CDS encoding creatininase family protein — protein MGSGLSLENTSRELADSQSETAILVFGGAEQCGPCLPCCIDSLLADFLADRYAESLHAFRTPVFPYNTSQEHGNLAGTLSLPASLMQTITEHLVCQLSQQGYRRFILLSPHGGSHWESSAIKEINAANPNITLISAKDGAADSIPEARLAAGLTEGEGLHGGLLPLCSTAFFHPDLVKAGSFGSLHPEQNEAAFNYGLLRAFSEDGCWGDPIEVKAEQISEYAEKGKLLWTTFAEAQANRLDTILNRVDSLRQQLASKA, from the coding sequence ATGGGCTCTGGACTTTCATTGGAAAACACCTCCCGCGAACTCGCGGACTCACAATCAGAGACTGCGATTCTGGTCTTTGGTGGAGCGGAGCAATGCGGGCCTTGTCTCCCCTGCTGTATCGACTCTTTGTTAGCAGACTTCCTAGCAGATCGCTACGCCGAATCACTGCATGCCTTCCGGACTCCAGTTTTTCCCTACAACACGTCTCAAGAGCATGGCAACCTAGCGGGGACCTTGTCCCTACCCGCGTCATTGATGCAAACAATCACGGAACATCTGGTATGTCAGCTCTCCCAGCAGGGATACCGGCGGTTCATCTTGCTCAGCCCGCATGGCGGTTCTCATTGGGAATCCAGTGCCATCAAAGAGATCAATGCCGCCAATCCAAACATTACCTTAATCTCGGCAAAAGACGGGGCCGCAGACAGTATTCCTGAAGCGCGGCTAGCGGCCGGACTTACGGAAGGCGAAGGCCTGCATGGCGGACTTCTACCACTTTGCTCAACTGCCTTCTTCCACCCTGACCTTGTGAAAGCGGGGAGCTTCGGGTCCCTTCATCCCGAGCAAAACGAAGCGGCTTTCAACTACGGGCTACTGCGGGCTTTCAGCGAGGATGGTTGCTGGGGGGATCCGATTGAAGTGAAAGCCGAACAAATTTCTGAATACGCGGAAAAAGGAAAATTGCTTTGGACAACGTTTGCGGAGGCTCAAGCCAACCGACTCGACACCATACTAAACCGAGTCGACTCCCTTCGCCAACAGCTCGCCTCAAAAGCTTAG